The following is a genomic window from Chania multitudinisentens RB-25.
CCGCCATGGCTTTGCCGGTATAAACCGGGTCCAACAGAATGCCTTCCTGCTGCGCCAGCAGATGCACTGCCGCCATTCCCTCCTCGTTTGGCATACCGTATTGCGGCGCGAAATAATCGTCCCACAAGCCGATCGGGGCCACGGTTTCAATATCCAGCAACCCCGCCAAGGCTTGTTGAATTTGCTCTACCTTGGGTAATTGATCGATAACCTGGCGCGAAACCGTCACGCCAATCAGTTCGCTTTCCGGCAGCAACTGCTGCAACCCCACCGCCAAACCGGCATGGGTTCCTGCACTGCCAGAAGCTACGACAATCGAACTGAACGCGACCCCAGCGCTTTGTGCAGCAATTTCCAGCGCACACTGCACATAACCCAAGGCTCCCAGTGCGTTCGATCCTCCAACCGGCACCACATAAGGGCGGAATCCTTGCGCTTCCAGGCGTGCGGCTAAATCCGTCAACTGTGTCTGCGGGTCGTGCAACGCATCGCACATCACCACCTCTACGTTGAACAGATCGAGCAATAGACGGTTGCCGTTGGTGAGGTAGTTTTCCGCTTTGGTATCGATAGGGTTTTCCAGCAATGCCACGCAATGCAGGCCCAGCTTAGCCGCCACCGCCGCCGTCTGGCGCACATGGTTGGACTGAATAGCCCCCGCAGTGACCAGCGTATCAGCGCCTTGGCGCAGCGCATCCGCAGCGAGAAACTCCAATTTTCTCAGTTTGTTTCCCCCCAGCGCCATCGGCGTAACATCGTCTCGTTTGATATAGATTTCACGGCCGAGATAATCAGAGAGGCGAGATAACTTTTCTAGCGGTGTGGCAGAACCGACAAAATCCAGGCGCGGGAATTGCGCCAGTTGCTGTTGCAGATTCACAACGTCCCCCAAGGAATAAAATAATGGTATCGAAACCATAGATTTATCAGATGTGCCCTGAATAATCACTCTTTATTCGTGCCGAGGGAAAGCCTGCCACTCACTGGGATAGGGAGCTACTACGCGGTGTGATGCCGCAGCCATTACCAGTCAGGGCCAGCAGCACCACGTGTAGAACCAAATATCGCTGGTTAACTCTTTTGCCAGGCCAGATACTGCTCGTATTTGCGCAGCGCAATACGATAGTTACTGTGCAGAGTTGACGATAAATCATCAATCGTGCGCTGAGCGTTGCCGCCATTGGCAAATGTGTCGGCAGGATAGTTATGCGCCACCAGCATTTCGTCCAACCGACGCAGGCGCACCACATATTCGCGGATCGTGCTATGGCTCATTTCAGTCTGCCCAAACAGATACTGTTTGAACGCCATGATATCGAAATAGCTGGGGTTGCTATTGTAGGCAATCTCACTGCAAAAACGGCACAGTGCGACCAGTTCATTTTGCACATTGAGCCAGACGTCATCGTCAATCGGTTGATCCATACGGGCGATAGCTTCCTTGTTGATGACCTTCCCGCGAAACACCAACGCCATGCGATCAAGCAATTTACCGCACTGAAAACAGTGGGTCTGGCTGTGTTTATAGTCTTTCAGGTAGCGGCTGAGTGGCCGTTTCTTCAACAATAGTCCAGGCATATCAGTTATCCGTTTGTTACACAGTAAGAAAGGCTGGGACGATAGGCGCCATCAACGTCAAACATCACTGGCCAGGCGCCCTCGCAGGCGTTTGATCGCCTGGCTGTGCAACTGACTGACGCGTGATTCGCCCACCTCGAGCACTGCACCAATCTCCTTCAGGTTCAACTCTTCCTGGTAATACAACGTCAACACCATTTTTTCGCGTTCTGGTAACGCTTCAATGGCCTCAATGACTCTCTGGCGCAGGTTACCTTCCAACAACTGGTGCAGAGGATTGGCTGCTTCATGCCCCTCCTGCACCATCTCTGCACTGTCACCATGTTCTTCGCGCCATTCATCGTAGGAAAATAACTGGCTGTTGTTGGTATCCAGCAGGATCTGACGATATTCATCGAGAGAAACATCCAACGCCTTCGCGACTTCCACCTCACTGGCCGGGCGGCTCAACTGTTGTTCCAACTGCTGTATCGCCTTTGCCACTGCACGGGCATTACGGCGCACGCTGCGTGACACCCAGTCGCGGCTACGCAATTCATCGAGCATGGCTCCCCGAATGCGCTGTATCGCATAGGTTGTAAAAGCGGCTCCCTGTAAAACGTCATAGCGTTCTACTGCGTTCAATAAGCCTATTCCTCCGGCCTGCAACAGATCGTCAAGCTCCACGTTGGCAGGCAGCCTGACTTGCAGGCGTAACGCCTCGTGGCGCACTAACGGAACATAGCGCTGCCAGAGAAAATTCTTGTCCATGACGCCATCGGCGGTATAGAGATCGCTCACTGTGTCTAAACCCTACGGAGAAGAGAGTCATTGCTATTATCCGTAGAGAGTGAGATACCAATCGGCAGAATAACCATATAAAACAGACGTTATTTTCATCATGCCTTTTCCGCCCCTGCCTCAATATATAAGGGGCGGCTGATTCGCGATGCTGGATTAACGCAGTAAGCTCATCACATTCTGAGTTGACTGGTTCGCCTGTGCCAGCACCGAAGTCCCTGCTTGTTGCAGGATGTTGGCGCGGCTCATATTGGAGACTTCGGTCGCATAATCCGCATCCTGAATACGCGACTGAGAAGCAGAAAGGTTGTTGACGGTGCTGTTCAGGTTGTTGATAACCGAATCGAAACGGTTCTGTACCGCACCCAGAGAAGAACGCAGTGAATCCACCTGCGACAGCGCTTTATCTAACGTTGCCAGTGGATCGGCTGTTTTAGGTTCGGTTGACTGCTGCGCACCTTTGGTGACTTTGCCGGCAGCATCGACAGAGGCTTTAAAGTAAGCATCGTTACCTGCTGCATCTTTACCTTTAACAACGTAGCCCGCTTTACCCGCAGCATCGGTATAGCTATGCAATGCATCAGTGCCAGTCAAACCGCTAACGTTAGTCGTCCCTACTTTTACCTGGGCTTCCTCGGCCAAACCAGCAGGTTTATTGGTGACCACGTTAGCCCCCACGCTTGAATCAAACGTAAATTCACCATCGGCATCAAGACTCCCTTTCACCCACTCGGCAGCACCTGTCTGGACATAGTAATCGCTGCCCGCCTTATATAACTTTCCATCAACTGAAGTTTTCGCTGGGCTGCCCGTATCTGCCGCAATGGTTGGAGCCCCCATCTTATCGATGCTCGCCAGGGAGGTAGCCCCTACTTTGCTGATATCAACACCATCGGCCACGCTGAATTTCTCCAGGCCCAGCGTTTGGGCATTGATATTTTTCAGATCGATATCAATGGTTTCACCATCATTGGCCCCCACCTGAATCGTCAATTTCTGATCGCCGCTCAATACTTTCACGCCGTTAAAATCGGTCTGCTGGGAAATACGATTGATTTCATTCAGACGTTGAGAAATCTCATCTTGAATAGACTGTAAATCGCTGGAAGAATTAGAACCGTTTTGCGCTTGCACCGTCAAACGACGGATATTCTGCAAGTTGTCATTAACTTCATTCAGCGCCCCTTCGGTGGTTTGCGCCAGAGAGATGCCGTCGTTGGCGTTACGGGAAGCCTGGCTCAGGCCTTTGATATTTGCAGTGAAACGGTTTGAGATCGCCTGACCTGCGGCGTCATCCTTCGCACTGTTGATACGCAGGCCCGAAGACAGGCGCTCAATTGCAGTCCCTAACGCAGACTGGGATTTATTCAGGTTATTTTGCGCCATCAGCGACAGACTGTTGGTATTAATGACTTGTGCCATAGTATGCTTTCCTTACAAATCAGTTGCGATATACCCGTCGCCTTTCAAGTTGCAGCCTTGTTGCCTAATGACAACTTGAGATTCATTGGGTAAATTCTCATTCGCAATTAAAGGGTTCGGGCTTATTTACCCACGGCGTTAGCCACCGTCCCCTCTGATATCGGCTCCCTCTCGGCAACCTTTAACATTTTTTTATTTTTCATCCGTGGCACGAATAACGCTATTTTCTCTCCTCTATTACGCCATCTGCTTTTTATTTTTTCCGTAAACTTTTCTATTACTGAACCGATAACGTCAAAAGCAGATTTATTATTAACTCTGGGAGCATCACGAATGGCATCGATTAGTTCATTAGGTATCGGCTCCGGGCTAGACCTCAATGGTTTGCTGGAGCAGATGAGCAAAGCAGAACAACAGCGTTTGATGCCATACACCACCCAACAAACCAGCTCTAACGCTAAATTGACCGCATACGGTACGTTGAAAGGCGCATTGGAAAAATTTGACAACCTCAGTAAAGAGCTGGCCAATGCTGATTTTTTTAATAACACCACTGCCAGCCAGCATAGCCAATTCAACATCACAACCAATACCCGATCGGTAGCGGGTAGCTATAGCATTGATGTACGCCAATTAGCCCAATCCCCCATTCTGACCTCAACGGCCACTATCGCCGCTCAAACCGCTAAATTAGGTAGCGACGGAGCAATTAATCGATCAATTTCTATCACCGCGGGCGTTCCCCCCAAAGAAGTTAAAATCTCACTTCATGATGAACAAACTTCGCTGGTAGAAATGCGTGATGCCATAAATCGCGCCAACGCCGGGGTTAACGCCACCATTATGCGCGTGGGGGATAACGCCTACGCATTAGCGCTCAATTCATCTACTTCCGGCGAAAATAGCCAGATCGCTATCCAGGTGAACAACGACGATAAGTTGGGTGAGCTATTCAATTATGATCCAGCCAAAGGCGCTGCTAACCCGATGTTTGCATCCAGCAAGGGGCAAGATGCGAAAATCCAGATCAATGGCATCGAAATTACCCGCAGTACCAACTCAATCACCGATGCCTTGCAAGGGGTCACGATCAATCTGATATCCACGACTAAGCCATCAGAGCCACAAAACCTGATTATCAACACTGATAAACAGGGTTCCGCAGATAAAATCAAGCAATGGGTGGATAGCTATAACTCACTGTTAGATATTTCCAATTCTTTGACCAAATATACCCCGGTCAAAAGTGGTGAAAGTCAAAATAGCAAAAATGGTGCTTTGCTCGGTGATTACACGCTGCGCGGCCTTCAGTCGTCAATTAAAAGTATTCTCAGCACCGCTCAGGATAACCCTGAACTGAAAGGCTTAGGTAATCTCGGCATCTCCACAAACAGCAAAACAGGAAAATTAGAAATCAATAACGAAAAATTAAAAAAAGCAATTGATGAAAAACCGCAGCAAATAACAAACTTTTTTGTTGGCAACGGTAAAAACACCGGTATGGCAACCGAAATCCATAATGAAATACAGGAATACATTAAAGCGGAAGGGATCCTTGAAAAGACAACCAAAAGTATCGATAAGGATCTTGAACGTCTGACTACCCAGATCGCCCGCGTGTCTGAAAGTATTCAAAACACTATTGATCGTTATAAACAGCAATTTGTGCAACTGGATAACATGATGTCAAAACTGAACGGCACCAGTGCTTATTTAACCCAACAGTTTTCATCTAAAAAACCCTAACTTTTAAGCCGGGAACAACCATGTATAACCATAATAGAACTCAAGTTTACACCCAAATCAGTATTGAAAGTGGCGTCATGGGGGCCAGCCCGCACCAGTTAATCACCCTGCTATTTGATGGAGCTCTCAACGCTCTGCTGCGTGCGCGAATACTGATGAACCAGGGGAACATCGCAGGCAAAGGCGAGGCCATTTCAAAAGCGATCAATATTATTGATAATGGCCTGAAGAATGGGCTCAATCATGCACAAGGGGGTGAAATAGCCGATAACCTGGCAGCACTCTATGACTATATGAAACGCCGCCTGATGCAGGGTAATCTGCATAACGATATGGCAGCCATTGATGAAGTGATCAAATTGCTGGAGAGTATTGCTGACGCCTGGCGCCAGATTGGCCAAACCTATCAACCCTCTAAGGAGGTAGTGTAATGAAACCACCGCTGTTAGCTACCTATCAACAAATTTACAATCTGAGTAACCAAATGATTATGCTGGCGCAATCCAGGCAATGGGATGCTTTGGTTGAGCTGGAAATAACCTACATTAAAGCGGTGGAGAAAACGGCCGGTTCTATAGGAATTGCCGGTTCATCAATGACATTACAGAAGATTCAGCGTAATAAACTCCAGCAAATTATCAATAACGAAACAGAACTGAAGCGATTATTACAATTACGCCTGGATGAATTGAAATCATTAATTACCCAATCCTCTCAACAAAAAGAAGTTAATAATGCTTATGGTCAGACAACATTATTACATCAGCCGCAGCTGAGATAAAAAATTTAAATTTACCGACAAAATCAAATAGCAATGCAGAAGCATACCCGCATTATCGTTCATCTTTTAAAACTGACAGAGGCTAATCAATGCGTTGAACAGACTGGCGAGTTACCCATGTGTAAAGACCGTAAGTGTTTGTTTTTTTTGTTCATTGCCCCTAACATACTTTCTATGTATGGAAAAAAGTAAATTTATTTATAAAATTAATGAATAACAAGATAAATCTCAAAAGTGAAAAAAATTAAATCTATTTCAGATCATGGTATTGACAATCATGCCGATTAAAATAATCATTAGATTTATTTACCAATCTCATGGAAGAATAAGAAAATGGAGTTTTTAGTGATGTCCCTAATGGCTTTATGTATCTTTTCCTTTAAAAAGCATTCAAACATCGTTGATGCAAAAAGAATTGGTACTTCACGCCGGAGGCACAAATACCGTCGGCGTTCAAAAGGCAAGCTATCTTTAATATATTAGTCAGCATACGGATGATCGGTGGTATGTAGATACGGTCTTTATAAATAAAGATAACTCTCTTCATCCCGAATACTCCATCTGAACATTCAGGTATTCACACCGCCATATTCATCACCTCCTGATAAGCCGCAACCAGCTTATTACGCACCTGCACGCCTAACTGCAATGAAATCGACGATTTTTGCAAATCGACCATCACATCGTTGAGGTTGATACCTGCTACATTCAAGGCAAAATCCTGCGCCTGTTTGCGGGCAGCCTGTTGAGCATGGCTGATTTTATTGACAGCCACCTGTAATTCGCTGGCAAAGCTTGCGCCCTGCGCTGGATTAGCTTGCCCCAGGCTGCCCGCCTGTAGCGCCGTGGCCTGCAATTGCTGCAAAACCCCTTCGATGCTTTGAATTGCCATGCTGACCTCGATACGGTGTTTCCGGCGTGCGTGATTTACCGGTATTTCTCTACTCAAGCTCCCAGCCTAACACAGCATTTCACGGCCAAAGCGGCCAATTACCTGTAAAAAACCCGGTTTATTGAGCCATCAAAATTGACCTTAAAAGCCAATAATGGCCTATCTAGCCATGAAAGCACCTGTGAATACCTGAATCAGGGGGCCTGCTTTGCCAGCCTACAACGCCAACTTGACGAAAAAACTGCCGGGCGCTGTCTCGTCATGGATTGTGGGGCATACCCCAGCATGAATGCCTCAACAGCCACAGGGGAAAATCACGCTAACGGCCTTCAGGCTCAGTGGAACCGCCTGCGCGCCAGCCGCAAAATCCCACTGCTGATTGCCACATCCGCTGCTATCGCCATCGTGGTCGCCTTGCTGCTGTGGGCAAAAAGCCCAGATTACCGTGTGCTGTACAGTAACCTTAACGATCGCGATGGCGGCGCTATCGTCACGCAGTTAACCCAGATGAATATTCCCTATCGCTTCACCGAAAACGGTTCTGCGCTGATGATCCCGGCGGAAAATGTGCATGAAACCCGCCTGCGCCTGGCACAGCAAGGGCTACCGAAAGGCGGAGCCATAGGTTTCGAATTACTCGACCAAGAAAAGTTTGGTATCAGCCAGTTCAGTGAACAGATCAACTACCAGCGGGCGCTGGAAGGCGAACTGTCACGCACTATCGAATCTCTGGGGCCAGTGCAACGTGCCCGCGTGCATCTGGCGCTGCCAAAACCGTCGCTGTTCGTCCGTGAACAACAGGCTCCTTCCGCTTCCGTTACCTTGACCTTGCAAGCTGGCCGCGTTCTGGATGATGGCCAGATCAATGCCATCGTTTATATGGTTGCCAGCAGCGTCGCGGGTTTGCCCCCTGGCAATGTTACCGTCGTCGATCAGGCTGGCCGCCTGTTAACCCAGTCCGATGGCACTGGCCGCGATCTCAACGCCGCTCAGTTGAAATATGCCGACGAGGTAGAAAACCGCTACCAGCAACGTATTGAAACCATTTTGGCTCCGCTTGTCGGCAGTGCTAATGTGCGCGCCCAGGTTACCGCCCAGATTGACTTTGCCACCCGCGAACAAACTGATGAACAATATCAACCGAATCAGGCTCCCGAACAATCGGCGGTACGCTCAAGGCAGTCCAGCCAGAGTGAACAGATCGGCGGGCAGCCAATCGGCGGGCAGCCAATCGGCGGTGTGCCGGGGGCTCTTTCTAATCAGCCAAGCGCACCGGTCAGCGCGCCAATAGAAACTCCCAAACCGAATAATGCCAATGCCGCCACACCGCCCACGGCACGAGCGGCAAACACCAACAACAGCACGCCGCAAAATACCCGCCGTGATGACACTACCAACTATGAAGTCGATCGCACCATCCGTCATACCCAGCAAAAAGCGGGAGCCGTTGAGCGCCTGTCCGTCGCCGTGGTCGTCAATACCTTGGGAACCGACCAAGAGGGCAAACCGCTGTTGATGAACAAAGAACAGTTGGCGCAGTTGGAGTCGCTGGTACGTGAAGCCATGGGCTACTCCAAAACCCGCGGCGATACCTTGAATGTGGTGAACGCCCCATTCAGCGATATCGCACCGCCCGAGGGTGAATTACCGTTCTGGCAATCAGCGGCAGTGATCCAGCAACTGTTCAATGCAGGCCGTTATCTGCTGGTCTTGCTGGTGGCCTGGCTGCTGTGGCGCAAACTGGTACGCCCGCACTGGCAAAATCGGCTGGTCACACCGAAAACCTCTCATCCCCATAGCAACCACCAGCTAGATGCCAATACGGAAGAGTTGGCACAGCGTAAAAAATCGCAACAACGGGTGAATGCCGAAGTTCGCAGCCAGCAAATGCGCGATCTGGCCGATAAAGACTCGCGCGTGGTCGCGCTGGTGATCCGCCAATGGATGAGTAACGAATCATGAGCCTGAGCGGGACTGAAAAGAGCGCCATCCTGCTGATGACGCTGGGGGAAGATCACGCCGCCGAGGTGTTTAAACACCTCTCCTCCCGTGAGGTGCAACAGTTGAGTGGCACGATGGCCAGCATGCGCCAGGTATCACAAAAACAGCTGAGTGAAATTCTCATTGAGTTTGAAGATGATGCCGAACAGTTTGCTGCCCTGAGCGTCAATACCGGCGACTATCTGCGGTCAGTCTTGGTTAAAGCCCTGGGGGAAGAACGTGCCGCCAGTTTGCTGGAGGATATTCTCGAATCACGTGAAACCACCAGCGGGATGGAAACCCTCAACTTTATGGAACCGCAGAGTGCAGCGGATATGATCCGCGACGAACATCCGCAGATCATCGCCACCATTCTGGTACATCTGAAACGCGGCCAGGCGGCGGATATCCTCGAATTATTCGAAGAACGCCTGCGCAACGACGTGATGTTGCGTATCGCCACCTTTGGCGGCGTGCAACCGGCTGCGCTGGCAGAATTAACCGAAGTGCTGAATAACCGGCTGGATGGTCAAAACCTTAAGCGCAGCAAAATGGGCGGTATCCGTACCGCCGCCGAAATTATCAACCTGATGAAAACCCAGCAGGAGGAAGCCGTTATTGGCGCTATGCGTGAGTACGACGGCGAATTGGCACAAAAAATCATCGATGAGATGTTCCTGTTCGAAAACCTGGTGGAAGTGGACGATCGCAGCATCCAGCGCCTGTTGCA
Proteins encoded in this region:
- the fliG gene encoding flagellar motor switch protein FliG, producing the protein MMSLSGTEKSAILLMTLGEDHAAEVFKHLSSREVQQLSGTMASMRQVSQKQLSEILIEFEDDAEQFAALSVNTGDYLRSVLVKALGEERAASLLEDILESRETTSGMETLNFMEPQSAADMIRDEHPQIIATILVHLKRGQAADILELFEERLRNDVMLRIATFGGVQPAALAELTEVLNNRLDGQNLKRSKMGGIRTAAEIINLMKTQQEEAVIGAMREYDGELAQKIIDEMFLFENLVEVDDRSIQRLLQEVESESLLVALKGAEPALREKFLKNMSQRAADILRDDLANRGPVRMSQVENEQKAILLIVRRLAETGEMIVGGSEDTYV
- the fliS gene encoding flagellar export chaperone FliS, giving the protein MYNHNRTQVYTQISIESGVMGASPHQLITLLFDGALNALLRARILMNQGNIAGKGEAISKAINIIDNGLKNGLNHAQGGEIADNLAALYDYMKRRLMQGNLHNDMAAIDEVIKLLESIADAWRQIGQTYQPSKEVV
- the fliE gene encoding flagellar hook-basal body complex protein FliE, yielding MAIQSIEGVLQQLQATALQAGSLGQANPAQGASFASELQVAVNKISHAQQAARKQAQDFALNVAGINLNDVMVDLQKSSISLQLGVQVRNKLVAAYQEVMNMAV
- the fliZ gene encoding flagella biosynthesis regulatory protein FliZ; translated protein: MPGLLLKKRPLSRYLKDYKHSQTHCFQCGKLLDRMALVFRGKVINKEAIARMDQPIDDDVWLNVQNELVALCRFCSEIAYNSNPSYFDIMAFKQYLFGQTEMSHSTIREYVVRLRRLDEMLVAHNYPADTFANGGNAQRTIDDLSSTLHSNYRIALRKYEQYLAWQKS
- the fliT gene encoding flagella biosynthesis regulatory protein FliT; its protein translation is MKPPLLATYQQIYNLSNQMIMLAQSRQWDALVELEITYIKAVEKTAGSIGIAGSSMTLQKIQRNKLQQIINNETELKRLLQLRLDELKSLITQSSQQKEVNNAYGQTTLLHQPQLR
- the fliF gene encoding flagellar basal-body MS-ring/collar protein FliF encodes the protein MNASTATGENHANGLQAQWNRLRASRKIPLLIATSAAIAIVVALLLWAKSPDYRVLYSNLNDRDGGAIVTQLTQMNIPYRFTENGSALMIPAENVHETRLRLAQQGLPKGGAIGFELLDQEKFGISQFSEQINYQRALEGELSRTIESLGPVQRARVHLALPKPSLFVREQQAPSASVTLTLQAGRVLDDGQINAIVYMVASSVAGLPPGNVTVVDQAGRLLTQSDGTGRDLNAAQLKYADEVENRYQQRIETILAPLVGSANVRAQVTAQIDFATREQTDEQYQPNQAPEQSAVRSRQSSQSEQIGGQPIGGQPIGGVPGALSNQPSAPVSAPIETPKPNNANAATPPTARAANTNNSTPQNTRRDDTTNYEVDRTIRHTQQKAGAVERLSVAVVVNTLGTDQEGKPLLMNKEQLAQLESLVREAMGYSKTRGDTLNVVNAPFSDIAPPEGELPFWQSAAVIQQLFNAGRYLLVLLVAWLLWRKLVRPHWQNRLVTPKTSHPHSNHQLDANTEELAQRKKSQQRVNAEVRSQQMRDLADKDSRVVALVIRQWMSNES
- a CDS encoding RNA polymerase sigma factor FliA, whose amino-acid sequence is MSDLYTADGVMDKNFLWQRYVPLVRHEALRLQVRLPANVELDDLLQAGGIGLLNAVERYDVLQGAAFTTYAIQRIRGAMLDELRSRDWVSRSVRRNARAVAKAIQQLEQQLSRPASEVEVAKALDVSLDEYRQILLDTNNSQLFSYDEWREEHGDSAEMVQEGHEAANPLHQLLEGNLRQRVIEAIEALPEREKMVLTLYYQEELNLKEIGAVLEVGESRVSQLHSQAIKRLRGRLASDV
- the fliD gene encoding flagellar filament capping protein FliD, which gives rise to MASISSLGIGSGLDLNGLLEQMSKAEQQRLMPYTTQQTSSNAKLTAYGTLKGALEKFDNLSKELANADFFNNTTASQHSQFNITTNTRSVAGSYSIDVRQLAQSPILTSTATIAAQTAKLGSDGAINRSISITAGVPPKEVKISLHDEQTSLVEMRDAINRANAGVNATIMRVGDNAYALALNSSTSGENSQIAIQVNNDDKLGELFNYDPAKGAANPMFASSKGQDAKIQINGIEITRSTNSITDALQGVTINLISTTKPSEPQNLIINTDKQGSADKIKQWVDSYNSLLDISNSLTKYTPVKSGESQNSKNGALLGDYTLRGLQSSIKSILSTAQDNPELKGLGNLGISTNSKTGKLEINNEKLKKAIDEKPQQITNFFVGNGKNTGMATEIHNEIQEYIKAEGILEKTTKSIDKDLERLTTQIARVSESIQNTIDRYKQQFVQLDNMMSKLNGTSAYLTQQFSSKKP
- a CDS encoding flagellin FliC, encoding MAQVINTNSLSLMAQNNLNKSQSALGTAIERLSSGLRINSAKDDAAGQAISNRFTANIKGLSQASRNANDGISLAQTTEGALNEVNDNLQNIRRLTVQAQNGSNSSSDLQSIQDEISQRLNEINRISQQTDFNGVKVLSGDQKLTIQVGANDGETIDIDLKNINAQTLGLEKFSVADGVDISKVGATSLASIDKMGAPTIAADTGSPAKTSVDGKLYKAGSDYYVQTGAAEWVKGSLDADGEFTFDSSVGANVVTNKPAGLAEEAQVKVGTTNVSGLTGTDALHSYTDAAGKAGYVVKGKDAAGNDAYFKASVDAAGKVTKGAQQSTEPKTADPLATLDKALSQVDSLRSSLGAVQNRFDSVINNLNSTVNNLSASQSRIQDADYATEVSNMSRANILQQAGTSVLAQANQSTQNVMSLLR
- a CDS encoding D-cysteine desulfhydrase, producing the protein MNLQQQLAQFPRLDFVGSATPLEKLSRLSDYLGREIYIKRDDVTPMALGGNKLRKLEFLAADALRQGADTLVTAGAIQSNHVRQTAAVAAKLGLHCVALLENPIDTKAENYLTNGNRLLLDLFNVEVVMCDALHDPQTQLTDLAARLEAQGFRPYVVPVGGSNALGALGYVQCALEIAAQSAGVAFSSIVVASGSAGTHAGLAVGLQQLLPESELIGVTVSRQVIDQLPKVEQIQQALAGLLDIETVAPIGLWDDYFAPQYGMPNEEGMAAVHLLAQQEGILLDPVYTGKAMAGLIDGIAQRRFRDEGPILFVHTGGAPALFAYHPQV